The Bacillota bacterium genome includes a region encoding these proteins:
- the tilS gene encoding tRNA lysidine(34) synthetase TilS — protein sequence MLQARVRDFIERKRLLQQGMTVVVGVSGGADSLALLHILKELAPDYSLKLHVAHLNHLLRPGARVEAAFVQRIAHSWGIPVTTGYCRVARFASLRKLGIEEAARQARYRFLFHVARQAGAQRIAVGHHADDQVETVVFNILRGTGPAGLAGIPARRGMIIRPLLEATREEIEAYCREQGLTWCTDPSNLETFYLRNKIRHELLPYLRREFNPGINRAVLRLAGIMEEENRFLEKISAGLLKSLARCESGKVELPLPVFLHLPLALRRRLLRAAFRAAGGDLRGLGFQHLEDSLAFLANGPTGGEIHLPHGVRLRKSYRFFAMERAAGAVSGLKDVFQKLEIPGRTDIPSLGLTFHAEVRAGGYAFMPHGRYQACFDYDKIKLPLYVRTRRPGDRIRLLGLGGTKKIKKLLSDLKIPRPERERVPLVASNGLVYWVVGYRISEEARVTPQTRRVLVLRVLKEIEESC from the coding sequence ATGCTTCAGGCAAGGGTGCGAGATTTTATCGAACGGAAGCGGCTGCTTCAGCAGGGAATGACAGTGGTTGTCGGGGTGTCAGGAGGAGCGGACTCCCTGGCCCTGCTCCATATCTTGAAAGAACTGGCTCCTGATTATTCCCTTAAACTGCATGTCGCCCACCTGAACCACCTGCTGCGCCCTGGCGCCCGGGTGGAGGCCGCCTTTGTGCAGAGGATCGCCCACAGCTGGGGAATTCCCGTTACCACAGGCTACTGCCGGGTGGCGCGTTTCGCCTCCCTCCGGAAGCTGGGGATCGAAGAGGCAGCGCGCCAGGCGCGTTACCGGTTCCTTTTTCACGTGGCGCGCCAGGCAGGTGCCCAGCGGATCGCGGTCGGCCACCATGCGGATGATCAGGTTGAGACGGTTGTCTTCAACATTCTGCGCGGCACGGGGCCTGCCGGTTTGGCCGGAATCCCGGCCCGGCGCGGGATGATCATCCGCCCCCTCCTGGAGGCAACAAGGGAGGAGATTGAGGCCTATTGCCGGGAGCAGGGCCTCACCTGGTGCACCGATCCCTCCAACCTGGAAACTTTTTACCTCCGGAACAAGATCCGGCACGAACTTTTGCCTTATTTGCGGCGGGAATTCAACCCCGGCATCAACCGGGCGGTCTTGAGGCTGGCAGGCATTATGGAGGAGGAGAACCGCTTTCTGGAAAAGATTAGCGCGGGTTTGCTGAAGAGTCTGGCGCGTTGTGAATCCGGAAAGGTGGAGCTTCCCCTCCCGGTCTTTCTCCATCTTCCCCTTGCCCTCCGGCGCCGGCTGCTCCGTGCGGCATTCCGGGCTGCGGGCGGGGATTTGCGCGGCCTCGGCTTCCAGCACCTCGAGGATTCCCTTGCCTTTCTCGCGAATGGGCCCACGGGGGGAGAAATCCACCTGCCACACGGGGTCAGGCTCCGGAAAAGCTACCGCTTTTTTGCGATGGAGCGGGCTGCCGGAGCAGTTTCCGGATTGAAAGATGTTTTTCAGAAGCTGGAGATACCCGGAAGAACGGATATTCCCTCCCTGGGCCTGACCTTTCACGCAGAAGTCCGGGCAGGCGGTTATGCTTTCATGCCGCACGGGAGGTACCAGGCTTGCTTCGATTATGATAAAATAAAATTGCCCCTGTATGTACGGACGCGGCGGCCCGGCGACCGGATTCGGCTTCTGGGCCTGGGAGGAACGAAAAAGATCAAAAAGCTGTTGAGCGACCTGAAAATTCCCCGGCCCGAGCGGGAACGCGTCCCCCTTGTGGCCTCCAACGGCCTGGTTTACTGGGTGGTGGGTTACAGGATAAGCGAGGAGGCCAGAGTAACGCCTCAGACCAGGCGTGTTCTCGTCTTACGAGTTCTCAAAGAAATTGAAGAAAGCTGCTGA
- a CDS encoding SpoIIE family protein phosphatase — protein sequence MKAGSLRALFKQFGKSSILQYCLQFVLGLAAGRFLLGGLAPFASSFAVASAVASEQTPWPVLGGVLLGIIMQGGSEAPVPPLAGVFAVAGGVLLARRVRGFSGEGFLPPAAAAGGVNLLVKGCFFLYPGLKHGAFLGILCESLLAGLLTIPFACILKGVRGRPREFKALLGLILILCGLGDLPLGPTMLREVGARGILLVVALGWGAGWGAGAGVLLGLFLGGDLFLVLPRAGFYAGTGFFSGLLQGFGRCGVLLGFFVANLLFSFVCGSPEQLSGHLTAGLLAALVFYLGSPFLLPWLGKGRRESDPAAPLQAEIGFSQRSKPAEPLCGDSLAVARLAPHRLLLTVSDGMGTGINAARESRIVVKMLEQLLGNGVDPETAAGIVNTALFLRGGEESAATIDLALVELEAGTLDFLKAGAPPSFLKRGEHVEVIRSPCWPAGILEQVEVQLLRRKISSGDLLVMATDGVTEADQEGIMPGEWLYTYLKELKLDDPQAVADLVLKRALRAGGPEHRDDMTVLVARFFRESELE from the coding sequence ATGAAGGCCGGAAGCCTGCGCGCGCTTTTCAAGCAGTTCGGGAAAAGCTCCATCTTGCAGTACTGCCTGCAATTCGTTCTGGGTTTAGCTGCCGGCCGCTTTCTCCTGGGCGGCCTCGCCCCCTTTGCCTCCTCCTTTGCGGTTGCTTCCGCTGTGGCCTCTGAACAAACCCCCTGGCCTGTTTTGGGAGGGGTGCTGCTCGGCATCATCATGCAGGGCGGGTCGGAGGCCCCGGTTCCCCCCCTGGCGGGTGTTTTTGCGGTCGCGGGAGGAGTCCTGCTGGCGCGCCGGGTAAGAGGTTTTTCCGGCGAGGGTTTTCTGCCTCCCGCGGCGGCTGCCGGGGGAGTCAACCTCCTTGTCAAGGGCTGTTTTTTTCTTTACCCGGGGCTCAAGCACGGGGCTTTTTTGGGAATCTTGTGTGAGTCCCTCCTGGCCGGGCTCCTGACCATTCCTTTTGCCTGCATTCTAAAAGGGGTCAGGGGCCGTCCCCGGGAGTTCAAGGCGCTCCTGGGGCTGATTTTAATTTTATGCGGCCTGGGAGATCTCCCGCTTGGCCCGACGATGCTCAGGGAGGTTGGAGCGCGGGGAATTCTGCTGGTGGTGGCGCTGGGTTGGGGGGCGGGCTGGGGAGCAGGCGCCGGTGTATTGCTGGGGTTGTTTCTGGGGGGCGACCTTTTTTTGGTCCTTCCAAGAGCGGGATTCTACGCGGGAACCGGTTTTTTTTCGGGGCTGCTCCAGGGTTTCGGCCGCTGCGGCGTCCTGTTGGGATTCTTTGTGGCGAACCTCCTTTTTTCCTTTGTGTGCGGGAGCCCGGAGCAACTCTCCGGGCACCTTACGGCCGGCCTCCTTGCGGCCCTGGTTTTTTACCTTGGCTCTCCTTTCCTGCTCCCCTGGCTTGGGAAGGGAAGGAGGGAGAGCGATCCCGCTGCGCCCCTCCAGGCAGAAATTGGTTTTTCCCAGCGCTCTAAACCCGCCGAGCCCCTGTGCGGCGACAGCCTTGCCGTTGCCCGGCTGGCGCCTCACCGCCTCCTGCTCACCGTAAGCGACGGAATGGGAACGGGGATCAACGCCGCGCGGGAAAGCAGGATTGTGGTGAAAATGCTCGAACAATTGCTGGGGAACGGAGTCGATCCGGAAACCGCTGCAGGGATCGTCAACACCGCCCTCTTCCTGCGGGGCGGTGAAGAAAGCGCGGCAACGATTGATCTGGCTCTGGTCGAGCTTGAAGCCGGAACTCTGGATTTTTTGAAGGCGGGGGCACCTCCCAGCTTCCTGAAAAGAGGGGAGCACGTTGAGGTGATCAGGTCTCCCTGCTGGCCCGCCGGGATCCTCGAACAGGTTGAGGTCCAGCTCTTGAGGAGAAAGATTTCCTCCGGGGATCTCCTGGTGATGGCAACAGATGGCGTTACGGAGGCGGATCAGGAAGGCATCATGCCGGGGGAATGGCTTTATACTTATCTTAAGGAGTTGAAGCTTGACGATCCCCAGGCGGTTGCCGACCTGGTTTTAAAGCGCGCCCTCAGGGCCGGAGGGCCGGAGCACCGGGATGACATGACAGTGCTTGTGGCGCGCTTTTTTAGAGAATCGGAACTGGAGTGA
- the hypB gene encoding hydrogenase nickel incorporation protein HypB, whose amino-acid sequence MVKVRLAAPVLQQNEEVARENRTFFQKHGIFVLNLMSSPGSGKTSTLERTIEHLAGSLKLGVIEGDIYTTRDAERIEAYGVPVVQINTAGACHLDARMIRPALEDFDFGGLDLLIIENVGNLVCPAEFDLGEDARAVVLSVAEGNDKPLKYPLIFRQAQVVLINKIDLLPYTDCDLSLLEKDIRAINPDLEIFRISARENTGFSPWLSWLKEQVKIKKQKA is encoded by the coding sequence ATGGTTAAGGTGAGGCTGGCTGCCCCGGTTCTGCAGCAGAACGAAGAGGTTGCCCGCGAGAACCGGACTTTTTTTCAAAAGCATGGAATTTTTGTTTTGAATCTCATGAGTTCCCCCGGCTCCGGAAAAACCAGCACCCTCGAGCGCACCATTGAGCATCTGGCAGGGAGCCTGAAGCTGGGGGTGATCGAGGGGGACATTTATACAACGCGGGATGCGGAGCGGATCGAAGCGTACGGCGTTCCCGTTGTTCAGATCAACACCGCCGGGGCCTGTCACCTGGATGCCCGCATGATCAGGCCCGCCCTGGAGGATTTTGATTTCGGGGGACTCGACCTGCTGATCATCGAAAACGTCGGAAATCTCGTCTGCCCGGCGGAGTTCGATCTCGGCGAGGACGCCCGCGCCGTGGTTTTGAGCGTTGCCGAAGGCAACGACAAGCCGCTGAAGTACCCTTTAATTTTCAGGCAGGCGCAGGTTGTCCTGATCAACAAGATCGACCTCTTGCCTTACACCGACTGCGACCTTTCCCTTTTGGAAAAGGACATCAGGGCAATCAATCCGGATCTCGAGATTTTCCGGATTTCCGCCCGGGAAAACACGGGATTTTCTCCCTGGCTCTCCTGGCTTAAGGAACAGGTAAAAATCAAAAAGCAAAAAGCGTGA
- the hypA gene encoding hydrogenase maturation nickel metallochaperone HypA — protein MHELSLMENVVATLRASAAENRIKKITRIQLVVGKLTMAVPEALQFAFEVFKEEDLFKSAVLEIKEEPVRGECKECQHAFEIKDYEFLCPSCSSPQVKLVGGRELYIDFYEGD, from the coding sequence ATGCACGAACTTTCTTTGATGGAAAATGTGGTTGCTACCCTGCGCGCCAGTGCCGCAGAAAACAGGATTAAAAAGATTACGCGAATCCAGCTGGTTGTGGGGAAGCTGACGATGGCCGTCCCTGAGGCTCTGCAGTTTGCCTTTGAAGTCTTTAAGGAGGAGGATCTTTTCAAAAGCGCGGTCCTGGAAATTAAAGAGGAGCCTGTAAGAGGAGAGTGCAAAGAATGTCAGCATGCCTTTGAAATTAAAGATTATGAATTTTTGTGCCCTTCCTGCTCCAGCCCCCAGGTGAAGCTGGTGGGGGGAAGGGAGCTCTACATCGACTTTTACGAAGGAGACTGA
- a CDS encoding hydrogenase maturation protease, with the protein MQHRILVIGCGNQYASDDAVGLHVVRSLKERQLPNGVKVIEAGCPGLNLLDLWEGADRVIIVDAVRSGAPPGTVHCFDSSLLPPREVMPLSSHGINVIDAVEMGRLLEKIPAQLVIVGVEILSEEPFQEGLSPQVAAAVPRARDRVLAEIARLL; encoded by the coding sequence ATGCAGCACCGGATCCTTGTGATCGGCTGCGGCAATCAATACGCGTCAGACGACGCCGTGGGCCTGCACGTGGTCCGGAGCTTAAAAGAGCGCCAGCTTCCAAACGGAGTAAAAGTGATTGAGGCCGGTTGCCCCGGCCTCAATCTCCTTGATCTCTGGGAGGGAGCAGACCGGGTGATCATCGTAGATGCGGTCAGGAGCGGGGCGCCGCCGGGCACCGTCCACTGCTTCGATTCCTCTCTTCTCCCCCCGCGGGAAGTGATGCCCCTCTCTTCCCACGGGATCAATGTAATTGATGCCGTGGAGATGGGGAGGCTGCTGGAAAAAATCCCCGCCCAGCTTGTGATCGTAGGGGTGGAAATTCTTTCAGAAGAGCCGTTTCAGGAGGGGCTTTCCCCCCAGGTTGCGGCTGCAGTGCCGCGCGCCCGGGACCGCGTCCTGGCTGAAATCGCGCGCCTGCTTTAG
- a CDS encoding Ni/Fe hydrogenase subunit alpha: MSDRRIFVDYIARTEGDGAIDIIIGPNGELKKARWEVWEPPRFFEAFLVGRKAEEVPEIVQRICGICPHAHHLAAVRAVERAMGVKVSEQTVLLRELLHYGDWIQSHALHVYCLAVPDFLGYESVIAMAGNSELLPIVGKALQLKRLGNDISCIVGGREVHPVASTVGGFTAVPEGSELRKLKERLKAAKEFAFETVKLAAKLASQPPYPDLVRKCEHVSLHDDKRYAINDGRLVSTEGLNVPDWEYPVWIIEKHVPSCNCKHAIIKGRDSFMVGPLPRVNNNFEQLSADAKAAAKEVGFTAPCFNPFMSIVARGIELVHSIDASIELIDELGDPKYEEPKFEYKAGESYAVTEAARGICCHGGRIDKDGVVQKWDIVAPTARNVYNLEKDFEEFVPKLLHLSDEELTLKCEIMVRNYDPCQSCATHSIKVRIRREE; the protein is encoded by the coding sequence ATGAGCGACCGGAGAATTTTTGTTGATTACATTGCCCGGACAGAAGGAGACGGGGCGATCGACATCATCATCGGCCCGAACGGAGAATTAAAGAAGGCCCGCTGGGAGGTCTGGGAGCCGCCCAGATTCTTTGAAGCCTTCCTCGTAGGCCGGAAAGCCGAAGAGGTTCCCGAGATCGTCCAGCGGATCTGCGGCATTTGCCCGCATGCGCACCACCTTGCGGCAGTGCGTGCTGTGGAGCGGGCGATGGGTGTCAAGGTCAGCGAGCAGACTGTTTTGCTCCGGGAGCTGCTGCACTACGGCGACTGGATTCAGAGCCACGCCCTCCACGTTTACTGCCTGGCGGTGCCTGACTTTTTGGGCTACGAAAGCGTCATCGCCATGGCGGGGAACTCTGAACTTCTTCCCATCGTGGGCAAGGCGCTGCAGTTGAAGCGCCTCGGCAATGACATCAGTTGCATTGTTGGCGGGCGCGAGGTGCACCCGGTTGCCTCGACGGTAGGCGGTTTTACCGCGGTTCCTGAAGGCTCCGAACTCCGGAAGCTGAAAGAGCGCCTGAAGGCTGCCAAGGAGTTTGCGTTCGAAACGGTGAAGCTTGCCGCCAAGCTCGCCTCCCAGCCGCCGTACCCGGATCTGGTGCGGAAGTGCGAGCACGTTTCGCTGCACGATGACAAGAGGTACGCGATTAACGACGGGCGCCTTGTCTCCACCGAGGGGCTCAACGTCCCCGACTGGGAGTACCCCGTCTGGATCATCGAGAAGCACGTCCCCAGCTGCAACTGCAAGCATGCCATCATCAAGGGCCGCGACTCCTTCATGGTCGGTCCGCTCCCGCGGGTCAACAACAACTTCGAACAGCTTTCTGCCGACGCCAAGGCTGCGGCGAAGGAAGTCGGCTTTACGGCTCCTTGCTTCAACCCGTTCATGAGCATTGTGGCACGCGGGATCGAACTTGTGCACTCCATTGACGCCTCCATTGAGCTGATCGATGAACTCGGCGATCCCAAGTACGAGGAGCCGAAGTTCGAATACAAGGCCGGCGAGTCCTACGCCGTCACGGAGGCGGCGCGCGGGATCTGCTGCCACGGCGGGCGGATTGACAAGGACGGGGTTGTCCAGAAGTGGGACATCGTGGCGCCGACGGCCCGGAACGTCTACAACCTGGAAAAAGACTTTGAAGAATTTGTGCCCAAGCTGCTCCACCTTTCCGACGAAGAACTGACTCTCAAGTGCGAGATCATGGTGCGCAACTACGACCCGTGCCAGTCCTGCGCCACCCACTCCATCAAGGTCAGGATCCGCCGGGAGGAGTAA
- a CDS encoding oxidoreductase has protein sequence MAKPRIAVFKFSSCAGCQLELLNIEDHLLDVLGAVDIAYFVMAKRENHEGPYDIGFVEGAVTSPKELLELKKIREECKVLVAMGACACTGGLPSIKNFAGTQRQAEERVYTELWDIKSIPAYGIDYYVKVDAYLRGCPIDIGEMVELIKSALLGVNPHFRPHSVCNECKLKENVCLLVNKGKPCMGSVTAAGCGALCPSLNRPCEGCRGPANDANAASLAQTFLTELGLTRDDVRRKFLKYAGNTPEFRKGAEAV, from the coding sequence GTGGCAAAACCAAGGATTGCAGTTTTCAAGTTCAGTTCCTGTGCAGGATGCCAGCTTGAGCTTCTCAACATTGAGGACCACCTGCTGGATGTCTTGGGGGCTGTGGACATTGCTTACTTTGTCATGGCCAAGCGGGAGAACCACGAGGGGCCGTACGACATCGGGTTTGTGGAAGGCGCCGTTACTTCCCCCAAAGAACTGCTGGAATTGAAGAAAATCCGCGAAGAATGCAAGGTTCTCGTAGCGATGGGAGCTTGTGCCTGCACAGGTGGACTCCCCTCCATCAAGAACTTTGCCGGCACCCAGCGGCAGGCGGAAGAAAGAGTCTATACTGAACTCTGGGACATCAAGTCGATCCCGGCCTACGGCATTGACTATTATGTCAAAGTTGACGCATACCTGAGGGGCTGCCCGATCGATATTGGGGAAATGGTGGAGCTGATCAAGAGCGCCCTGCTGGGTGTCAACCCGCACTTCAGGCCCCACAGCGTCTGCAATGAGTGCAAGCTGAAGGAGAATGTATGCCTCCTCGTAAACAAAGGAAAGCCGTGCATGGGTTCCGTTACCGCTGCTGGGTGCGGCGCCCTTTGCCCCAGCTTGAACAGGCCGTGTGAGGGCTGCCGGGGGCCGGCAAATGATGCCAACGCGGCATCTCTCGCGCAGACGTTCCTCACGGAACTCGGTCTTACGCGTGACGACGTGAGGCGGAAGTTCCTGAAGTACGCGGGGAACACGCCGGAGTTTAGAAAAGGAGCTGAGGCTGTATGA
- a CDS encoding DMT family transporter → MSLALLPLFFALIAGITMALQGSLNSALSKVVGLLEATFIVHVTGTLTLIILLFLFQLGRGDLGRWAQAPWYTYLGGLLGVLIIYAVVASIPKLGVAVATTLIIVGQVSTALVIDHFGLFGLKAVPFTWWKVLGLALLATGAKLMLN, encoded by the coding sequence GTGTCTCTCGCGCTGCTTCCCCTGTTCTTTGCCCTCATCGCAGGGATCACGATGGCCCTTCAGGGGTCTTTAAATTCCGCCCTGAGCAAGGTCGTCGGCCTTCTGGAGGCCACCTTTATCGTTCACGTTACGGGAACACTGACCCTGATCATTTTACTCTTTCTTTTCCAGCTGGGCAGGGGAGACCTGGGCCGCTGGGCGCAGGCCCCCTGGTACACTTACCTGGGGGGACTGCTAGGAGTCCTGATCATTTACGCCGTTGTAGCCAGCATCCCCAAGCTGGGTGTGGCTGTTGCCACAACCCTGATCATCGTCGGCCAGGTTTCTACTGCTCTTGTGATCGACCACTTCGGCCTCTTTGGCCTGAAGGCGGTTCCCTTTACCTGGTGGAAGGTTCTCGGCCTTGCCCTCCTTGCGACAGGTGCGAAGCTGATGCTGAACTAG
- a CDS encoding Ppx/GppA family phosphatase, with protein sequence MQAAGKERFAAIDIGTNSTRLLIAEVEGGRVIPRFFALRMTRVGEGVARGEGLRPEPVARTLRALQEFGALARRYGVSCMRVVATSAVREAPNAPGFLKQVREEAGFEVDVISGEEEAYLSYLGACRALPGVAEGVVVDIGGGSTEFTFPARPGAPASGLRCVSVPLGAVRLTERPALLSELLAPMKAVLDEIALRRERNLIGVGGTITTLAAVDQALATYDPDRVHGYRLTRDAVERILFHLAAKNKDERKNVPGLQPERADIIVAGTTILWAILGYLQIPEITVSEADLLHGIILELSQPRKGS encoded by the coding sequence GTGCAGGCTGCAGGAAAAGAAAGGTTTGCGGCAATTGATATCGGCACCAACTCCACCCGTTTGCTCATTGCAGAGGTTGAAGGGGGGCGGGTTATCCCCAGGTTTTTTGCTTTGCGGATGACCCGCGTCGGGGAGGGTGTGGCAAGGGGGGAGGGGTTGCGGCCCGAGCCTGTTGCCCGGACCCTGCGCGCCCTTCAGGAGTTCGGGGCCCTGGCCCGCCGGTACGGGGTTTCCTGCATGCGGGTGGTGGCAACCAGCGCCGTGCGGGAGGCCCCCAACGCACCCGGGTTCTTAAAACAGGTCAGAGAGGAAGCGGGATTTGAGGTGGATGTCATCAGCGGGGAAGAAGAGGCTTATCTCAGCTACCTGGGCGCTTGCCGCGCCCTGCCCGGGGTTGCAGAGGGGGTGGTGGTGGACATCGGCGGGGGAAGCACGGAGTTCACTTTCCCGGCACGGCCCGGGGCGCCTGCCTCTGGTTTGCGCTGTGTCAGCGTTCCCCTGGGCGCGGTCAGGCTTACCGAGCGGCCGGCTTTGCTCTCCGAACTCCTTGCCCCGATGAAGGCCGTTTTGGACGAGATCGCGCTCCGGCGGGAGCGAAACCTCATCGGAGTGGGAGGGACGATTACAACCCTTGCAGCCGTGGACCAGGCGCTGGCGACCTACGACCCGGACCGGGTGCACGGCTACCGTCTCACCAGAGATGCGGTAGAGAGAATATTGTTTCACCTCGCGGCGAAGAATAAAGACGAAAGAAAAAACGTGCCCGGCCTCCAGCCGGAGCGGGCTGATATCATTGTGGCCGGGACTACCATTTTATGGGCTATTTTAGGTTATCTCCAGATTCCGGAAATCACCGTCAGCGAAGCTGATCTCCTGCACGGGATCATTCTGGAATTAAGCCAGCCGCGGAAGGGGTCATAG
- a CDS encoding sigma-70 region 4 domain-containing protein, protein MHLEIRGAERLSFREKQAVVLKELGYSNEAIAKQMGINATTVATLLNRARSKGYEVVIIIPTSLGLFREEDEAEEETT, encoded by the coding sequence GTGCATCTTGAGATTCGCGGCGCCGAAAGGCTCAGCTTTCGGGAAAAGCAGGCGGTTGTTCTCAAAGAATTGGGGTACAGCAATGAGGCAATTGCAAAGCAGATGGGCATCAACGCCACGACGGTTGCCACCCTTCTGAACCGGGCGCGCAGCAAGGGTTATGAGGTTGTGATCATCATTCCTACATCCCTGGGTCTTTTCCGGGAAGAGGATGAAGCGGAGGAAGAAACCACATGA
- the yabP gene encoding sporulation protein YabP, with translation MPGTNQEVTITNRERLEATGVLQVVSFDAGEIVLETQIGLLILRGEGMHITHLDLTAGELMVQGLITSLEYSEHRGKKLKAKGKNILERLLK, from the coding sequence ATGCCGGGAACGAACCAGGAAGTCACCATAACGAACCGGGAAAGGCTGGAAGCGACGGGGGTCCTGCAGGTTGTGAGCTTCGATGCAGGGGAGATTGTCCTCGAAACCCAAATCGGGCTGCTTATCCTGCGGGGGGAAGGGATGCACATCACCCACCTGGATTTGACCGCCGGGGAGCTGATGGTTCAGGGGCTGATCACCTCGCTTGAATACAGCGAGCACCGGGGGAAGAAGCTGAAGGCAAAAGGGAAAAATATTTTAGAGCGCCTCCTCAAATGA
- the flgG gene encoding flagellar basal-body rod protein FlgG, whose protein sequence is MLRALYTAASGMTAQQFNIDTISHNLANVNTTAFKRVRPEFQDLLYLTIRRPVAVEGGAAGAPTGIDVGLGVRAAGSHTIFQQGSLQPTGNPLDLALSGPGFFVVKGPGDEELYTRDGSFKLDGEGRLVTTDGYLVQGEDGDIEIPPEAKEISVSADGTITYLSSEDSKPQEVDKLLIVQFINPAGLEKLGRNIYRATAASGEPQEVGENGSQNVTVEQGFLESSNVQVVEEMVSLITAQRAYELNSKAVQAADEMLQIANNLRR, encoded by the coding sequence ATGCTGAGGGCGCTTTATACTGCTGCTTCCGGGATGACCGCGCAGCAGTTTAACATCGACACTATTTCCCACAATCTGGCAAATGTCAACACCACTGCTTTTAAGCGTGTCAGGCCTGAATTTCAGGATCTTTTGTATTTAACGATCAGGAGGCCCGTGGCCGTTGAAGGGGGGGCCGCCGGCGCTCCCACAGGCATTGATGTGGGGCTTGGGGTGAGAGCTGCAGGCTCCCACACGATCTTCCAGCAGGGGAGCCTCCAGCCGACCGGAAATCCGCTGGATCTGGCCCTGTCAGGCCCGGGGTTTTTTGTTGTTAAAGGTCCTGGAGATGAAGAATTGTACACCCGTGATGGAAGCTTTAAGCTTGATGGAGAAGGCCGCCTTGTTACCACCGATGGCTATCTTGTTCAGGGTGAGGACGGCGACATCGAAATTCCACCAGAGGCTAAAGAAATAAGTGTATCCGCAGACGGAACAATTACTTACTTGTCTTCAGAGGATTCTAAACCGCAGGAGGTGGATAAACTGTTAATTGTTCAGTTTATAAACCCCGCGGGGCTGGAAAAGTTGGGTCGCAATATTTATAGGGCAACTGCAGCTTCCGGAGAACCTCAAGAGGTGGGTGAAAACGGTTCCCAGAATGTTACGGTGGAGCAGGGCTTCCTGGAGTCGTCAAATGTCCAGGTGGTTGAGGAGATGGTGAGCCTGATCACCGCCCAGCGCGCCTACGAGCTAAACTCGAAGGCGGTTCAGGCGGCGGATGAGATGCTGCAGATCGCTAACAACCTGCGCCGCTAG
- a CDS encoding flagellar hook-basal body complex protein, translating to MVRGLYTAAAGMMAKQVQSDVISHNLANAGTPGYRRDEVALRSFPQMLLVRCRDRVRGELGAGLQAPPRIGTLGTGSVVDAVATSYRPGIWQETGNPLDLALRGNVYFAVRDAGGQTFYTRNGSFVLDGTGRLVTTANLAVLGERNGQLEEIYVSDGKLEVGPDGSLRGAVNAAGQEIPRLALVAGPPGGAGAGWRKVGNSLFQGEPQPVAGVDYEVKQGFREGSNVNPVEEMASLIAVMRAYEANQKVVQAIDSTLEKVVNEVGRVR from the coding sequence ATGGTGCGGGGGCTTTACACTGCAGCAGCAGGGATGATGGCAAAACAGGTTCAGTCCGACGTGATCTCCCATAATCTGGCCAATGCCGGCACGCCGGGGTACCGCCGGGACGAGGTGGCCCTCAGATCCTTTCCTCAGATGCTCCTTGTCCGCTGCCGGGACCGGGTTCGGGGCGAGCTCGGTGCAGGGTTGCAGGCTCCCCCCCGGATTGGGACCCTGGGAACGGGATCTGTCGTAGACGCGGTGGCCACATCTTACCGCCCCGGAATCTGGCAGGAGACGGGAAATCCGCTGGACCTCGCCCTGCGGGGAAATGTCTACTTTGCGGTCCGGGACGCCGGAGGGCAGACTTTTTATACCAGGAACGGGAGTTTTGTGCTTGACGGGACCGGCCGCCTTGTTACAACGGCAAACCTTGCGGTCCTGGGGGAGCGCAACGGGCAGCTGGAGGAAATCTATGTTTCGGACGGAAAGCTTGAGGTGGGCCCAGATGGTTCTTTGCGCGGGGCGGTTAATGCGGCCGGGCAGGAGATCCCCAGGCTGGCGCTGGTTGCGGGGCCGCCCGGGGGCGCAGGGGCAGGCTGGAGAAAGGTCGGCAACTCTCTTTTCCAGGGGGAGCCCCAGCCCGTTGCGGGAGTGGATTACGAGGTAAAGCAGGGGTTTCGGGAAGGCTCCAACGTGAATCCTGTGGAAGAGATGGCCAGCCTGATTGCCGTGATGCGTGCCTATGAAGCGAACCAGAAGGTGGTGCAGGCAATTGACAGCACCCTGGAAAAGGTGGTGAATGAAGTCGGACGCGTGAGATAG